In Solanum pennellii chromosome 3, SPENNV200, a single window of DNA contains:
- the LOC107012722 gene encoding uncharacterized protein LOC107012722 isoform X2: MVHHNEACEMCTRTCMLIHGQRDPSPIVSSFFKVMIDKRFSKILYFPPRFARLVSHLTGQETYLEDSSGQQWRVGICNHNGSLAIRQGWRTFSSEHGLKVGDFLVFHYIQGQHFVVQIYGTSGCQKINSYNGTHLGKKRPRTNSTETSHDELSPETDINLRKKWNSTPSVTAIPESERAGHQPVTTTFASNIDAETGEQQIVPQEEGTSDVLQGENRPHNHTDIISQRESSSVDVVPLEMELLTLKAPFLDVKITQTEKISGPVNDISLLGQTDENDHHVGLISNTSLKSAENGTNVKETRVDKLELKEMEANTRCPSKNFNGKEPKITEKDGQVYPEAVIGNNIAIKSEPADSGDTSFPDAGNFSCSLRVDGRNFLELPQSWPQVIVGRRKMGKIIIYLKGPDNRCWPIIYHENFGSKILAGNWALFAAVYGLKPGDECLFQLSNQSKRTFTVHVAHKVDVTQTTLS; this comes from the exons TACTTTCCCCCCAGATTTGCTCGATTGGTGTCTCACTTGACTGGTCAAGAAACTTACCTGGAGGACTCAAGTGGACAGCAATGGAGGGTGGGAATATGTAATCATAATGGTTCTCTTGCAATTCGACAAGGATGGCGTACCTTTTCATCAGAGCATGGTCTAAAAGTGGGAGACTTTTTGGTTTTCCACTATATTCAGGGTCAGCACTTCGTTGTTCAAATATATGGAACAAGTGGTTGTCAGAAGATCAACTCTTATAATGGCACTCATTTGGGGAAGAAAAGACCGAGAACTAATTCTACAGAAACTTCCCATGATGAGCTGTCTCCTGAAACTGAcataaatttaaggaaaaaatggaATTCAACACCCTCAGTTACTGCTATACCAGAGTCTGAAAGGGCTGGACACCAGCCAGTGACCACAACTTTTGCATCAAACATTGATGCCGAAACTGGAGAGCAACAAATAGTTCCCCAAGAAGAAGGAACCAGTGATGTTCTACAAGGTGAAAACAGACCTCATAATCACACCGATATAATATCACAAAGGGAATCAAGTTCAGTAGATGTGGTCCCTTTGGAGATGGAGCTCTTAACCTTGAAAGCACCTTTCCTTGACGTAAAAATCACTCAGACTGAAAAAATTTCTGGACCAGTGAACGATATTTCACTTTTGGGCCAAACAGATGAAAATGACCATCATGTGGGTCTTATCTCTAACACATCTCTGAAATCAGCTGAAAATGGTACCAATG TGAAGGAAACAAGAGTAGATAAGCTAGAACTGAAGGAGATGGAAGCAAACACTCGTTGCCCTTCTAAAAATTTTAATG GGAAAGAGCCAAAAATAACAGAGAAAGATGGTCAAGTTTATCCTGAGGCTGTCATTGGTAATAACATAGCTATAAAAAGCGAGCCTGCAGATTCAGGAGACACATCATTTCCTGATGCTGGTAACTTCTCATGTTCACTGCGGGTGGATGGTCGAAATTTTCTG GAATTACCTCAAAGCTGGCCACAAGTTATAGTGGGCAGAAGGAAGATGGGAAAGATTATTATTTATCTCAAAGGACCAGATAATAGATGCTGGCCTATCATCTATCATGAGAATTTCGGTTCTAAGATCTTGGCAGGAAACTGGGCATTATTTGCTGCAGTTTATGGCCTGAAACCTGGAGATGAATGTCTATTCCAACTTTCAAATCAGTCAAAACGTACGTTTACTGTACACGTAGCCCACAAGGTAGATGTCACTCAAACTACTTTGAGTTGA
- the LOC107012684 gene encoding AT-hook motif nuclear-localized protein 1 — protein sequence MEEKEGVNGSGVTVKGDEAPESYRVAPRSESNNIEFSGSIVATTPVNVTEETKKKRGRPRKYGPDGKPAVALSPMPISASIPLAGDFSAWKNSGSRPVDSFKKKNKFEVGTPGEGMAYSVGASANFTPHVITVNAGEDVNMKIISFAQQGSRAICVLAANGAISNVTLRQPNSSGGTLTYEGHFEILSLTGSFMPSDNGVTKSRSGGMSVSLSGPDGRVMGGGLAGMLVAAGPIQIVVGSFLPGQQLEQKPKKQRVERAAIPAPPISEERTDVASSGPSPKVAASISFPGDNLITTNSIYSSRISASQNNISLPGMESKEQSLSS from the exons ATGGAGGAGAAAGAAGGAGTTAATGGTTCAGGGGTTACAGTTAAAGGTGATGAAGCTCCAGAGAGCTACAGAGTGGCTCCCAGGAGTGAAAGTAATAATATTGAGTTTAGTGGATCAATTGTAGCAACAACACCTGTAAATGTGACAGAAGAGACGAAGAAGAAGAGGGGTAGACCTAGGAAATATGGACCAGATGGTAAACCAGCAGTTGCATTATCACCAATGCCAATATCAGCTTCAATTCCTCTTGCTGGAGATTTTTCAGCTTGGAAAAACAGCGGAAGTCGCCCCGTTGATTCctttaagaagaagaataagttTGAGGTTGGAACTCCAG GGGAGGGGATGGCATACTCTGTCGGTGCAAGTGCAAATTTTACACCGCATGTGATCACTGTTAATGCTGGGGAG GATGTGaacatgaaaataatttcatttgcTCAACAAGGATCTAGAGCTATTTGTGTGCTGGCTGCAAATGGTGCAATTTCAAATGTTACACTCCGTCAGCCTAATTCTTCTGGTGGTACCTTGACCTACGAG GGTCATTTTGAAATTCTCTCTCTGACAGGATCATTCATGCCTAGTGATAATGGAGTAACAAAAAGCAGATCTGGTGGGATGAGTGTCTCTCTTTCAGGACCTGATGGTCGGGTTATGGGAGGAGGACTTGCCGGCATGTTGGTAGCTGCTGGTCCCATTCAG ATTGTGGTTGGTAGCTTTCTACCTGGTCAACAGCTGGAGCAGAAGCCAAAGAAGCAAAGAGTCGAGCGTGCTGCTATTCCTGCCCCTCCCATTTCTGAAGAACGAACTGACGTTGCTTCCTCTGGACCAAGTCCCAAAGTTGCTGCTTCGATTTCCTTTCCTGGGGATAACTTGATCACTACAAATTCTATATACAGCTCAAGAATCTCAGCGTCACAAAACAACATATCTTTGCCTGGAATGGAATCTAAAGAGCAGAGCCTGTCATCCTGA
- the LOC107015466 gene encoding peptidyl-prolyl cis-trans isomerase FKBP53 yields the protein MAFWGVELKSGKPFTHNFEKERGRLHISQATLGSGSSNKKCIVQCKVGDKEPIYLCSLLPEKLETCPLNLEFEEDDDVTFLVVGSHSVHLSGFFYGESEDCCGDEYGSDYEEGASETDSASDDSFEFNYDTEDEDEDGSTDDDDFSMYPPSPIPNSGVRIEEILEDEKPTDENGTSKKPKKKKNQSNGIDDSERQIVVKGNTESPLMESEDEDGFPISAPSENKTKSVRSQKSDGTKDQDTGEEAGEKKGLKKRLRDDTGKDNDQQGKDIAKQNKKNKKKKVVDGEELDHEDVLKSSANPEHVEGNDEAFSVGKTEDGQKPTNEKDTEKKKKKKKNKKNQQDGKAVTEVEKDKKNESQEENAGTKPSHARTFGNGLVIEELAMGKPDGKKASPGKKVGVRYIGKLKKNGKIFDSNIGKRPFEFRLGIGQVIKGWDVGVNGMRVGDKRRITIPPAMGYGAKGAGRDIPPNSWLVFDVELVNVN from the exons ATGGCGTTCTGGG GAGTTGAATTGAAGTCTGGTAAACCGTTCACTCACAATTTCGAAAAAGAGAGGGGAAGACTTCACATCTCACAG GCAACATTAGGCTCAGGCTCGTCAAACAAAAAATGCATAGTTCAATGCAAAGTAGGTGATAAGGAGCCTATTTACTTGTGTTCGTTATTGCCAGAAAAACTGGAGACATGCCCGTTGAATCTCGAGTTTGAGGAGGATGATGATGTTACCTTCTTAGTTGTTGGTTCTCACAGTGTTCATCTCTCTGGTTTCTTTTACGGAGAGAGTGAGGATTGCTGTGGTGATGAATATGGATC TGACTACGAGGAAGGTGCTTCTGAGACTGATAGTGCATCTGATGATTCGTTCGAATTCAATTATGACacagaagatgaagatgaagatggcTCAACTGACGATGATGATTTTAGCATGTACCCACCTTCCCCTATTCCCAACAGTGGAG TGAGAATTGAAGAGATACTGGAGGATGAAAAGCCTACAGATGAAAATGGTACATCCAAaaagccaaagaagaagaaaaatcagtCAAATGGGATTGATGACTCAGAGCGCCAGATAGTTGTGAAGGGTAATACTGAAAGTCCTCTGATGGAGAGTGAAGATGAGGATGGCTTTCCGATATCTGCTCCCTCTGAAAACAAAACTAAATCAGTGAGATCTCAAAAATCAGATGGAACTAAAGATCAGGATACAGGTGAGGAAGCAGGTGAGAAGAAAGGCTTAAAAAAGAGACTTCGTGATGATACTGGCAAAGACAATGATCAGCAAGG AAAAGACATTGCtaagcaaaataaaaagaataagaagaaaaaggtaGTGGATGGGGAGGAATTGGATCATGAGGATGTTTTAAAGAGCAGTGCCAATCCAGAGCATGTAGAGGGCAATGATGAGGCATTTTCAGTAGGTAAAACTGAAGATGGTCAGAAACCAACTAATGAGAA GGATacagagaaaaagaagaaaaagaaaaagaacaagaaaaatcaACAGGATGGCAAAGCTGTTACAGAGGttgaaaaagataagaagaatGAATCACAGGAGGAGAATGCAGGGACTAAGCCTTCTCATGCGAGGACCTTTGGAAATGGATTGGTCATAGAGGAGCTGGCTATGGGCAAGCCAGATGGGAAAAAAGCTTCCCCTGGAAAGAAG GTTGGTGTACGTTATATTGGCAAGCTGAAGAAGAATGGCAAAATATTTGATTCCAATATTGGGAAAAGACCTTTTGAATTTCGCTTAG GTATTGGTCAAGTTATAAAGGGTTGGGATGTTGGTGTAAATG GCATGCGTGTTGGAGACAAAAGAAGGATCACAATCCCACCAGCCATGGG TTATGGGGCTAAAGGCGCTGGTCGTGACATACCACCCAATTCATGGCTGGTATTTGATGTTGAGCTGGTAAACGTTAATTGA
- the LOC107012615 gene encoding uncharacterized protein LOC107012615 isoform X3, producing MADINVNSVLTSGEDMAEKALSKRYEGLVAVRTKAIKGKGAWYWAHLEPVLIQNPETNHPKAVKLKCTLCDAAFSASNPSRTATEHLKRGTCPNFGRPISQLPPLASPTSQNNHRKRSSPQTGTCSYSQQFGVVNTSPRFCGEMGYSPLQTAQAIVTHTGLNQQHLMLSGGKEDLDALAMLEDSVKRLKSLKSSPGPALNKDQVDSAFNLLADWFYESCGTVTLSSLEHPKFKAFLSQVGLPQVSRKDFVGEKLDSKFDEARVESEARIRDAAFFQVSSDGWGRDICKYGEDTVIKFIINLPNGTNVFHKAVYKGGLVPSEYAEEVLRETIKGLCGNVVQRCVGIVGDKYKSKALRNLELQNHWMVNLSCQLHGFISLLKDFGRELPLFKIVTDNCLKIANLFNSKSQIRNHFRKFRSHGVELAGLIRVPSADCNLSKNYGPVIAMLEDILSYARILQLIVLDDSYKVSCIEDPVAKEVAEMIQDVGFWNDVEAVHSLVKLIKEMTDDIEVQRPLVGQCLLLWEELRAKVKDWCAKFSIAEGPIEKIIDTRFKKNYHPAWSAAFVLDPLYLVRDASGKYLPPFKRLTHDQEKDIDKLITRLVPREEAPTALMELMKWRSEGLDPLYAQAVQVKQRDPVTGRMKIANPQSSRLVWETCLKEFKSLGKVAVRLLFLQATSCGFKCNWSFMRWVSLQGQSRVGMDRAQRMIFIAAHAKLEKRDFSSDEEKDAEMLTTANGEDDMFNEVFVDAPSV from the coding sequence atgGCTGACATCAATGTTAACTCAGTGTTGACTTCGGGGGAAGATATGGCGGAGAAAGCATTGAGCAAGCGATATGAAGGGTTAGTTGCTGTCCGTACAAAAGCTATAAAAGGTAAAGGAGCTTGGTACTGGGCTCATCTGGAGCCTGTTTTGATTCAAAATCCGGAAACGAATCATCCAAAAGCAGTGAAACTTAAGTGCACTTTGTGTGATGCTGCGTTTTCGGCTTCAAATCCGTCACGGACTGCTACAGAGCATCTTAAAAGAGGTACTTGTCCCAATTTTGGGAGGCCCATTTCACAATTACCCCCTTTAGCTTCACCTACTTCGCAGAATAATCATCGCAAGAGAAGTTCACCACAAACTGGTACATGTTCATATTCGCAACAATTTGGAGTGGTGAACACTTCGCCGCGATTCTGCGGCGAAATGGGCTATTCACCACTCCAAACAGCTCAAGCAATTGTTACACATACGGGCTTGAATCAACAACATTTGATGTTGTCGGGTGGGAAAGAGGATTTGGATGCTTTAGCTATGTTGGAAGATAGTGTAAAGAGgcttaaaagtttgaaaagttCACCTGGTCCAGCTTTGAATAAGGACCAGGTTGATTCAGCTTTCAATTTGCTGGCTGATTGGTTTTATGAGTCTTGTGGGACTGTGACACTTTCGAGTCTCGAGCATCCAAAATTCAAGGCTTTCCTTAGCCAAGTAGGCTTGCCTCAGGTGTCAAGAAAGGATTTTGTAGGAGAAAAACTTGATTCTAAGTTTGATGAAGCAAGAGTGGAGTCGGAAGCTAGGATTCGCGATGCAGCATTTTTTCAAGTTTCTTCAGATGGATGGGGGAGGGATATTTGTAAGTATGGGGAAGATACTGTGattaaatttatcataaatcttCCTAACGGTACTAATGTATTTCATAAGGCAGTGTATAAGGGCGGATTGGTGCCATCGGAGTATGCAGAGGAAGTTTTACGGGAAACTATTAAAGGGTTGTGTGGTAATGTTGTTCAAAGATGTGTGGGAATAGTTGGAGACAAGTATAAAAGTAAGGCATTGAGGAATTTGGAGTTACAAAATCATTGGATGGTGAATCTTTCATGCCAACTTCATGGATTTATTAGTTTGTTGAAGGACTTTGGTAGAGAGCTTCcactttttaaaattgttactGATAATTGCTTAAAAATTGCAAATCTTTTCAATAGCAAGTCCCAAATCAGAAATCATTTTAGGAAATTCAGGTCGCACGGTGTTGAGCTTGCAGGGTTGATTAGAGTTCCTTCAGCTGACTGCAATCTGTCTAAGAACTATGGTCCTGTTATTGCAATGTTGGAGGATATACTAAGTTATGCTCGAATACTGCAGTTAATAGTGCTGGATGATTCCTATAAGGTCTCATGCATAGAGGATCCTGTTGCTAAAGAAGTTGCTGAAATGATACAGGATGTTGGGTTTTGGAATGATGTGGAGGCTGTTCATTCACTAGTGAAGCTGATCAAGGAGATGACTGATGATATTGAGGTCCAGAGACCCTTAGTTGGTCAGTGTCTTCTTCTTTGGGAGGAGTTGAGAGCTAAAGTAAAGGACTGGTGTGCCAAATTTAGCATTGCTGAGGGACCTATTGAGAAGATAATCGATACACGGTTCAAGAAAAACTATCACCCTGCATGGTCAGCTGCATTTGTACTTGATCCATTATACTTAGTGAGGGATGCAAGTGGGAAGTATCTTCCACCATTTAAACGTCTCACACATGATCAAGAGAAGGACATAGACAAGCTAATAACACGGCTAGTACCACGGGAGGAAGCTCCCACTGCACTAATGGAGCTTATGAAATGGAGATCAGAAGGGCTCGACCCACTGTACGCTCAGGCTGTTCAAGTAAAGCAGCGAGATCCTGTAACAGGACGAATGAAAATTGCAAATCCTCAGAGTAGCAGGCTTGTATGGGAAACTTGCCTGAAAGAGTTCAAGTCGCTGGGGAAGGTTGCTGTTAGGCTTCTCTTCCTTCAGGCAACCTCATGTGGATTCAAATGTAATTGGTCCTTTATGAGATGGGTTTCTCTGCAAGGGCAATCGAGGGTTGGCATGGATAGAGCTCAAAGGATGATCTTCATTGCAGCTCACGCAAAACTTGAGAAACGGGATTTTTCCAGTGATGAGGAGAAGGATGCTGAGATGCTTACTACAGCAAATGGTGAGGATGACATGTTCAATGAAGTCTTTGTAGATGCACCCtcagtttaa
- the LOC107012615 gene encoding uncharacterized protein LOC107012615 isoform X2, which yields MADINVNSVLTSGEDMAEKALSKRYEGLVAVRTKAIKGKGAWYWAHLEPVLIQNPETNHPKAVKLKCTLCDAAFSASNPSRTATEHLKRGTCPNFGRPISQLPPLASPTSQNNHRKRSSPQTGTCSYSQQFGVVNTSPRFCGEMGYSPLQTAQAIVTHTGLNQQHLMLSGGKEDLDALAMLEDSVKRLKSLKSSPGPALNKDQVDSAFNLLADWFYESCGTVTLSSLEHPKFKAFLSQVGLPQVSRKDFVGEKLDSKFDEARVESEARIRDAAFFQVSSDGWGRDICKYGEDTVIKFIINLPNGTNVFHKAVYKGGLVPSEYAEEVLRETIKGLCGNVVQRCVGIVGDKYKSKALRNLELQNHWMVNLSCQLHGFISLLKDFGRELPLFKIVTDNCLKIANLFNSKSQIRNHFRKFRSHGVELAGLIRVPSADCNLSKNYGPVIAMLEDILSYARILQLIVLDDSYKVSCIEDPVAKEVAEMIQDVGFWNDVEAVHSLVKLIKEMTDDIEVQRPLVGQCLLLWEELRAKVKDWCAKFSIAEGPIEKIIDTRFKKNYHPAWSAAFVLDPLYLVRDASGKYLPPFKRLTHDQEKDIDKLITRLVPREEAPTALMELMKWRSEGLDPLYAQAVQVKQRDPVTGRMKIANPQSSRLVWETCLKEFKSLGKVAVRLLFLQATSCGFKCNWSFMRWVSLQGQSRVGMDRAQRMIFIAAHAKLEKRDFSSDEEKDAEMLTTANDNEGSFEVPNLFERQCQQKNLGG from the exons atgGCTGACATCAATGTTAACTCAGTGTTGACTTCGGGGGAAGATATGGCGGAGAAAGCATTGAGCAAGCGATATGAAGGGTTAGTTGCTGTCCGTACAAAAGCTATAAAAGGTAAAGGAGCTTGGTACTGGGCTCATCTGGAGCCTGTTTTGATTCAAAATCCGGAAACGAATCATCCAAAAGCAGTGAAACTTAAGTGCACTTTGTGTGATGCTGCGTTTTCGGCTTCAAATCCGTCACGGACTGCTACAGAGCATCTTAAAAGAGGTACTTGTCCCAATTTTGGGAGGCCCATTTCACAATTACCCCCTTTAGCTTCACCTACTTCGCAGAATAATCATCGCAAGAGAAGTTCACCACAAACTGGTACATGTTCATATTCGCAACAATTTGGAGTGGTGAACACTTCGCCGCGATTCTGCGGCGAAATGGGCTATTCACCACTCCAAACAGCTCAAGCAATTGTTACACATACGGGCTTGAATCAACAACATTTGATGTTGTCGGGTGGGAAAGAGGATTTGGATGCTTTAGCTATGTTGGAAGATAGTGTAAAGAGgcttaaaagtttgaaaagttCACCTGGTCCAGCTTTGAATAAGGACCAGGTTGATTCAGCTTTCAATTTGCTGGCTGATTGGTTTTATGAGTCTTGTGGGACTGTGACACTTTCGAGTCTCGAGCATCCAAAATTCAAGGCTTTCCTTAGCCAAGTAGGCTTGCCTCAGGTGTCAAGAAAGGATTTTGTAGGAGAAAAACTTGATTCTAAGTTTGATGAAGCAAGAGTGGAGTCGGAAGCTAGGATTCGCGATGCAGCATTTTTTCAAGTTTCTTCAGATGGATGGGGGAGGGATATTTGTAAGTATGGGGAAGATACTGTGattaaatttatcataaatcttCCTAACGGTACTAATGTATTTCATAAGGCAGTGTATAAGGGCGGATTGGTGCCATCGGAGTATGCAGAGGAAGTTTTACGGGAAACTATTAAAGGGTTGTGTGGTAATGTTGTTCAAAGATGTGTGGGAATAGTTGGAGACAAGTATAAAAGTAAGGCATTGAGGAATTTGGAGTTACAAAATCATTGGATGGTGAATCTTTCATGCCAACTTCATGGATTTATTAGTTTGTTGAAGGACTTTGGTAGAGAGCTTCcactttttaaaattgttactGATAATTGCTTAAAAATTGCAAATCTTTTCAATAGCAAGTCCCAAATCAGAAATCATTTTAGGAAATTCAGGTCGCACGGTGTTGAGCTTGCAGGGTTGATTAGAGTTCCTTCAGCTGACTGCAATCTGTCTAAGAACTATGGTCCTGTTATTGCAATGTTGGAGGATATACTAAGTTATGCTCGAATACTGCAGTTAATAGTGCTGGATGATTCCTATAAGGTCTCATGCATAGAGGATCCTGTTGCTAAAGAAGTTGCTGAAATGATACAGGATGTTGGGTTTTGGAATGATGTGGAGGCTGTTCATTCACTAGTGAAGCTGATCAAGGAGATGACTGATGATATTGAGGTCCAGAGACCCTTAGTTGGTCAGTGTCTTCTTCTTTGGGAGGAGTTGAGAGCTAAAGTAAAGGACTGGTGTGCCAAATTTAGCATTGCTGAGGGACCTATTGAGAAGATAATCGATACACGGTTCAAGAAAAACTATCACCCTGCATGGTCAGCTGCATTTGTACTTGATCCATTATACTTAGTGAGGGATGCAAGTGGGAAGTATCTTCCACCATTTAAACGTCTCACACATGATCAAGAGAAGGACATAGACAAGCTAATAACACGGCTAGTACCACGGGAGGAAGCTCCCACTGCACTAATGGAGCTTATGAAATGGAGATCAGAAGGGCTCGACCCACTGTACGCTCAGGCTGTTCAAGTAAAGCAGCGAGATCCTGTAACAGGACGAATGAAAATTGCAAATCCTCAGAGTAGCAGGCTTGTATGGGAAACTTGCCTGAAAGAGTTCAAGTCGCTGGGGAAGGTTGCTGTTAGGCTTCTCTTCCTTCAGGCAACCTCATGTGGATTCAAATGTAATTGGTCCTTTATGAGATGGGTTTCTCTGCAAGGGCAATCGAGGGTTGGCATGGATAGAGCTCAAAGGATGATCTTCATTGCAGCTCACGCAAAACTTGAGAAACGGGATTTTTCCAGTGATGAGGAGAAGGATGCTGAGATGCTTACTACAGCAAATG ATAATGAGGGGAGTTTTGAAGTGCCTAACTTGTTCGAACGGCAGTGTCAGCAAAAAAATTTAGGAGGTtaa
- the LOC107012615 gene encoding uncharacterized protein LOC107012615 isoform X1 — protein sequence MADINVNSVLTSGEDMAEKALSKRYEGLVAVRTKAIKGKGAWYWAHLEPVLIQNPETNHPKAVKLKCTLCDAAFSASNPSRTATEHLKRGTCPNFGRPISQLPPLASPTSQNNHRKRSSPQTGTCSYSQQFGVVNTSPRFCGEMGYSPLQTAQAIVTHTGLNQQHLMLSGGKEDLDALAMLEDSVKRLKSLKSSPGPALNKDQVDSAFNLLADWFYESCGTVTLSSLEHPKFKAFLSQVGLPQVSRKDFVGEKLDSKFDEARVESEARIRDAAFFQVSSDGWGRDICKYGEDTVIKFIINLPNGTNVFHKAVYKGGLVPSEYAEEVLRETIKGLCGNVVQRCVGIVGDKYKSKALRNLELQNHWMVNLSCQLHGFISLLKDFGRELPLFKIVTDNCLKIANLFNSKSQIRNHFRKFRSHGVELAGLIRVPSADCNLSKNYGPVIAMLEDILSYARILQLIVLDDSYKVSCIEDPVAKEVAEMIQDVGFWNDVEAVHSLVKLIKEMTDDIEVQRPLVGQCLLLWEELRAKVKDWCAKFSIAEGPIEKIIDTRFKKNYHPAWSAAFVLDPLYLVRDASGKYLPPFKRLTHDQEKDIDKLITRLVPREEAPTALMELMKWRSEGLDPLYAQAVQVKQRDPVTGRMKIANPQSSRLVWETCLKEFKSLGKVAVRLLFLQATSCGFKCNWSFMRWVSLQGQSRVGMDRAQRMIFIAAHAKLEKRDFSSDEEKDAEMLTTANGQKNCTAYTKKRGGKGQKEETKLKSRFFWRMILLLLVHLSIEFAIGIN from the coding sequence atgGCTGACATCAATGTTAACTCAGTGTTGACTTCGGGGGAAGATATGGCGGAGAAAGCATTGAGCAAGCGATATGAAGGGTTAGTTGCTGTCCGTACAAAAGCTATAAAAGGTAAAGGAGCTTGGTACTGGGCTCATCTGGAGCCTGTTTTGATTCAAAATCCGGAAACGAATCATCCAAAAGCAGTGAAACTTAAGTGCACTTTGTGTGATGCTGCGTTTTCGGCTTCAAATCCGTCACGGACTGCTACAGAGCATCTTAAAAGAGGTACTTGTCCCAATTTTGGGAGGCCCATTTCACAATTACCCCCTTTAGCTTCACCTACTTCGCAGAATAATCATCGCAAGAGAAGTTCACCACAAACTGGTACATGTTCATATTCGCAACAATTTGGAGTGGTGAACACTTCGCCGCGATTCTGCGGCGAAATGGGCTATTCACCACTCCAAACAGCTCAAGCAATTGTTACACATACGGGCTTGAATCAACAACATTTGATGTTGTCGGGTGGGAAAGAGGATTTGGATGCTTTAGCTATGTTGGAAGATAGTGTAAAGAGgcttaaaagtttgaaaagttCACCTGGTCCAGCTTTGAATAAGGACCAGGTTGATTCAGCTTTCAATTTGCTGGCTGATTGGTTTTATGAGTCTTGTGGGACTGTGACACTTTCGAGTCTCGAGCATCCAAAATTCAAGGCTTTCCTTAGCCAAGTAGGCTTGCCTCAGGTGTCAAGAAAGGATTTTGTAGGAGAAAAACTTGATTCTAAGTTTGATGAAGCAAGAGTGGAGTCGGAAGCTAGGATTCGCGATGCAGCATTTTTTCAAGTTTCTTCAGATGGATGGGGGAGGGATATTTGTAAGTATGGGGAAGATACTGTGattaaatttatcataaatcttCCTAACGGTACTAATGTATTTCATAAGGCAGTGTATAAGGGCGGATTGGTGCCATCGGAGTATGCAGAGGAAGTTTTACGGGAAACTATTAAAGGGTTGTGTGGTAATGTTGTTCAAAGATGTGTGGGAATAGTTGGAGACAAGTATAAAAGTAAGGCATTGAGGAATTTGGAGTTACAAAATCATTGGATGGTGAATCTTTCATGCCAACTTCATGGATTTATTAGTTTGTTGAAGGACTTTGGTAGAGAGCTTCcactttttaaaattgttactGATAATTGCTTAAAAATTGCAAATCTTTTCAATAGCAAGTCCCAAATCAGAAATCATTTTAGGAAATTCAGGTCGCACGGTGTTGAGCTTGCAGGGTTGATTAGAGTTCCTTCAGCTGACTGCAATCTGTCTAAGAACTATGGTCCTGTTATTGCAATGTTGGAGGATATACTAAGTTATGCTCGAATACTGCAGTTAATAGTGCTGGATGATTCCTATAAGGTCTCATGCATAGAGGATCCTGTTGCTAAAGAAGTTGCTGAAATGATACAGGATGTTGGGTTTTGGAATGATGTGGAGGCTGTTCATTCACTAGTGAAGCTGATCAAGGAGATGACTGATGATATTGAGGTCCAGAGACCCTTAGTTGGTCAGTGTCTTCTTCTTTGGGAGGAGTTGAGAGCTAAAGTAAAGGACTGGTGTGCCAAATTTAGCATTGCTGAGGGACCTATTGAGAAGATAATCGATACACGGTTCAAGAAAAACTATCACCCTGCATGGTCAGCTGCATTTGTACTTGATCCATTATACTTAGTGAGGGATGCAAGTGGGAAGTATCTTCCACCATTTAAACGTCTCACACATGATCAAGAGAAGGACATAGACAAGCTAATAACACGGCTAGTACCACGGGAGGAAGCTCCCACTGCACTAATGGAGCTTATGAAATGGAGATCAGAAGGGCTCGACCCACTGTACGCTCAGGCTGTTCAAGTAAAGCAGCGAGATCCTGTAACAGGACGAATGAAAATTGCAAATCCTCAGAGTAGCAGGCTTGTATGGGAAACTTGCCTGAAAGAGTTCAAGTCGCTGGGGAAGGTTGCTGTTAGGCTTCTCTTCCTTCAGGCAACCTCATGTGGATTCAAATGTAATTGGTCCTTTATGAGATGGGTTTCTCTGCAAGGGCAATCGAGGGTTGGCATGGATAGAGCTCAAAGGATGATCTTCATTGCAGCTCACGCAAAACTTGAGAAACGGGATTTTTCCAGTGATGAGGAGAAGGATGCTGAGATGCTTACTACAGCAAATG